Below is a window of Malania oleifera isolate guangnan ecotype guangnan chromosome 1, ASM2987363v1, whole genome shotgun sequence DNA.
ttgaataaTGCATACTTAGTAGTAGCAAGAAGCATAATTCAGTCAAAATTGAATTAATTGAATTAAACTAGTAAATTTGGTCACTTCGGTTTGGTTAAATTTTTTTAGtttcatttaattttcaatttcaCTGAATTTCAATTTTCGATTTTCAGTCTTCAATCTTtgatttggttttagggtttaacatGTTCAGCTAGTTGAATTAACCATTTAGTacatattaataattataaattatatataattaaatatatattatgtattaatatattacaattatatatattatatgtatatatcatatatattaaaatattgaattggTTGACCAACTAATCGAATTTGGTTCAATTGGTTTTGAGTtttgttagttttaccgtgatcccaagatgAGGgatgaattagtatttttaaaatttaagtccaaggtcaatctcctaacaccagtatattcacaatcctatggtcaatctagtacaagtaatgtaaatgtataccagaaaataaataaagcaatttaatcaaacacacatgcaccagaaagcagtaaaataagggtgacacgcagaaatgttatcgaggttcggccaactgcctacgtccctgccttggctaacaagcacaaggattaccactataattgctcacttaaacaggtagagcggcacctatacaaatcaggtcaattagcacagggctgacctcaacctttacaatcaggtcaattaacacagggatgacctcaacctacacaatccttaccgggttggattaccgccccctcagggcatgcctggaaacactcaaattttacaatcgAATGATACAGAAATAActctttcacgtaaagcagatatgtacccaaatacttTCAGTGATGCTAGTtgtgttcaatcaatactcaacacagtataatcagtatgatgctcaagagtgtttgttgcaagtatgtatgtgtgatcCTTTATACAATGTTCATTTTGCTGCACATTGTTGGGAGAGGCCACCCTTATTTTCACAacaattattatatatatgtttttggaAAACCAGGTACTATGGGTTTAATCCTAGAGATGATTATACGTTTATTTctcagcaaaaatatatttttcctagacatattattatattatgaattatcactcaaattgtatGACATGAGTAATGAATATGTTACTACATAAACAAacctattaaaatattttatgatgatatagaacaagtatgattttataatgatttctagaaatgttataaatattatggAATCATGATATGACAGTATTCAGCTAGATTTAAGATATGACGTACTCAGAGagatttatgatatgacaatattCAGACAAATTTATGATATGACAAGAATCATACAGATTATTAATATGAtaggttttatgaaaatgagatcaagttacaattttattatatatgaatagtattatatggtataagaaccctgatggaccaattatgttcagagcacggtaccgtaactaatATGATATAGTTAGTGCCACCACACTATTTAGAAAGTGTTGGTGTATGGATAGTCGTTTGAGCcagagaagagtagagtaccctcctggcagttcggaccaggatGGATAAGCCAATTGTACTTACAGATGTGTTatgtttggcttagcgtggtaggctagccattgctaagtgtcacgagctaagcttgtttagggcattatgcttgcctgtgaccttttgcctcgtgtgtttgggatgggttttcATAATGTAagtactagtgtagggttattttctagtatttatttcattgtaagtcaaataaggtagtatgactcctcggtcactttgatgtttcctagtgctagagtgagaatagaccagaaagctctttaggggaaggtgagtgttcattagtcattgtaaaactcactagctattgtcaacgtgtttagcctacttgcctccctcgctaaacccACCATGTCAACGAAGGTGTTGTTAAtaaattacgtttgcttcaatgtctactgcttgcttgccacgactttcatgaattgattactgtttccgctgctacttgaatgaatgctaatgaaagtgcttcgcGGATGAacgttggtaaacgataggctggctagttaagtaagagtgttttagttagcgccgcacggcccttcacaaaagtgtgaaaatagtcggaccgtgacactaagtcccgcctttgggccgcacaacccgatcatgtggggttattacatgatgttatatgattgtccatttaGGGGAAAATTCTTTTATGTGTAGATATAATAGATGATTTACTTAAATAGAGAAACTTATTACGATCAAGTATgcttatattgaaaagtatgtattttccaaacatatatatagagtatagatttacatgatttatcaaTTAAAACTAATTATTTACAGGTTATGTTTATGATACagtaaaactcatgttgccacacactgacgataatatattttgtcttattgagaggtgtctcactccaataactTTATCATTTCAAGAAATCTAAGGAACCAAGCCTAGAGAGCTCCAGGGCAAGACTTAGATATTGTAGTTCAGAGTAAGTATTAGTGAGACACGGATATGTTTTGTGTATCATGGGatgtattatggattttggggatttatgtatgtaattatggtgacattagaactctggtatttgttTTGGGGTATGCATGCTTTCGCCATGTTGTTTAATATGAGTTATGGACAAGTGTcctggtaccccactttgggtacGGGTCAGTATATTTACGATATTAGAGATTATACATAGGTAGAATAACACTTCAAGTACCCACATCGGGTCCAGGGCGTTACAGATTCAAATTCAATGTTTGAGAATCCATGGTTCCAAACATCAAGGTTTTCGTCCTGCTTATATTCTAATTTTAAGAAACAATTATAAAAGGCTTACATTTGGAAGAAAAACTTTGAGTGTTATTTTAGATTTTTGTGTATATTTAGGCAAAACAATATATAAAATGGTATTggtttttttaattataaatttatacaaatttaaattcaaaacttgaaTTACATACTACCAAACACTACCGATATCAACTGAGATCCTTTTTTATTTCTCAAGCATCAAGTTTTGtaatgttaatttttttattaaaaataaaatattttactaaCAGAATGTCATAATTTTATTTTGAGAAGGTAATTTAAAAAGATAATAGCGACAGAGCATGAGAgaaatttcttttaattaatatGAAAATCTTTTTTAATATTTCCAAACTACTTATTTTATGTGtgaaaaaataatagtaaaagtCTTACTTATATTTGAGAATATGaatttcaagatttaattttaaaattgggAACTTAAATTTCAAATCCTAATTttagatttttatattaatttagacaaattattataaaaaattatattaaatttcctaTAAATTGtcacaatttaaattcaaaatccaaACTATGCTGCCAAACACTACCAACAAACAATGAATAGAATCCTCTTCTATTTCTCAAGCGTAAAATTTGTAATATGTTAATTTtactttaaaattaaatattttgctGCTAAAATGTCATAATTTTCTTTTGAGAACTGTAATATTAAGAAGACAATAGTGAAGGAATATGAAAAAAGATTTTTTCATattagttaattaaaattttaaaatttcaaaacaactTATTTTGTTTCTGGGAAAAAATGGtaaaatttacaaaatatttgaGTGGAAGTAGAAGCTGCTCTCAGCTATCAGAGCCAGGTTTCGATCCTGGGACCTGTGGGTTATGGGCCCACCACGCTTCCGCTGCGCCACTCTGATTGTTGAAACTTTCTTCTCTCAAATAATTTATTACGGAAATCGCTTCTCTTGAGTGGCCATCGCATTTCAACGAGCACACGGGGGAATTTATGTCCTTCACTTTCAGTGAAATCGATCGAAACCAGCAGCAGAAAAATGAGGCGAAGACCTGGAATCGGTGGTCTGCAGACTGCAGCAGCTGCTAGGGTTTGTTTCTGATCATATCTCTCCTCTCCCTCCATTGTTTTCTGAGAATTTAAGAagctcttttctttctttcctaaTGTTTTTTCTTGCTTCGAAGGCTCGTGATCGTTTAACGCTGTTTGTTTGCTTTTAATTGTGAAATGGTGGTGGCAGGATCAGTATCGGTTGCTTGGGGAAAATGTCGCCAAGATTAGAACCGATCTGATGAAGGAACAGCTCACCACGTTTCGATCTCATTTAGAGGAATTTGCTCGTAAACACAAGGTTCTCTCAtgatttccaaattttattttattttcttataggTCTAATTGGAATGATGATAAATCGTCAACTTCTTGGGAATTGTTGTACTCTACTTTAGTCGAGCATAATTCGAGTGAAATACTATTTCTTTACTGTATTTTATAGCTCATTAAGTGGTGGCCCAATTACAATGCAGATGGATGCCTCAACTTGAATTTATCTGGACTAAATATGAGTTGAAGCTCTTCTATAGTTTCTATAAATTTTATCTGGAAATGACATGATACATAATCTAAACTCTACATTTAGAGGGACTGTTTTGGAGATTTAAACACGTTCAGGGGAGGGAATGATGTTTATGGATTCAGTTATAAAAATTCTGAAATTGTAGTTCATTTAATACCGGGCATAGGTTTGGCAATTTGGACGAATTTGGGTCTGAGCTAAAAGGATTCACTTTAATTTTTTGGAATTTAACTTTATTCATGTCACTGTAAGAAAAATGTCAGTAAGTTATCTTGGTAACTAAATTACACAGGCATTAAACAATTTAACAGACTTGCATGATCCATCAACTTGCCACCTTCTTTGTCTTGTCGAATGCTGAATGAGAGGGTGGGATGCCACTGAACTTTATTAGCTGAGCATCCTTGAAATGTAATCCTAATGCATTTTCCAAGGAAAAGTAAGTTATGTGTCAAAATACTGTCTTATATGGCTTAGGTACAAAGTCTGGCTATGCAGTTGGCAAAGCATTTTCTGCCAGCTAAACTTGTCCATAATTTTGTAATCTATGAATCCATGGGCATGAGGTGGACAGttctccctcactctccccctctTTTTCACATAAAAAGgaggaaaataaaaatgcaattacactgtgattaataaaaaattaagattGTGATTTACTATGTTCACCAATGCATGATTCAATTGCACTGACGATCAAAATAATTAGTGCAGAATGACATTCGCAAGAACCCTGCATTCAGATCACAGTTCCACGAGATGTGTTCTAAAGTAGGAGTAGATCCCTTAGCATCAAATAAGGGTTTCTGGGCAGAGTTGTTAGGAATTGGCGACTTCTATTATGAACTGGGTTGGCATCTATCTTCTTAATCCTGTTGCATCTATGTGTATCTTAATTAAAGATTTTCAAACTTGAGTTGTCATTTTTGCAGAATTCTGAGCTGTTTATATCACTTTTTGCAACAATTGGTTGACTGCATTGGCAACATTTTTTCATATCGTCGTAAGAAACAAAGGAAGAAATGTGGATTTGTCTGTTTGTATCATTGCATTTCAATTCTCAACCAGTCTTTAAATTTTGGGTTTGACCAATGTGGTTTGGTTGCTTGAATTACAACTCCACATTTATGGTAAGATTTTGGTGAATGTCAAAGAATAGGCCTTCTTTTTTACTTGCATTTTAACCGCTTGAGCATTAGTACTTACACCTAAAGTTGAAAATAAGATCTTACGATTTCATTGCGTTTTCTCTCCTTTAAATTggcttttgtgtgtgtgtgtgtatagaatATCTAATTTTCTCGGTGAATGAATTATATGTTTGCAACCTATTCATCCTGCATGGATTGTCTAGGGCTTTGGGCTCATAGTCTAGACATTGActatatgtttattatgttagGATAATGGAGTATGCTATAACAGGTTCAATTGGTTTAATTTGAAATGCAGCAATATGACAGGGGTTTAAGCAGCCTTTGGTAATGTAAAATATAGAGcttcttctcttttttctttattttggtTTTTCTAGTGAGGAGAGTGAAGAGGTTGAATCATgtcttctttctctctttatgATCTCCCTCCCGCCTTGGATAGAAgatcaatttcttcttcttttttccctaTTTTTGCCTATAGAGAAAGTTTAATAACTCATTATGTTGATATTTTTTTTCCTGCTGTCAACAATATTATTCTGAGTGCGAGTTGTTATGGGTGGATGACTAACTTATGCATGATACCTTGCTTTCAAGTTTTTGTAATTTTCTTGTGTTGATCTGGCATAGTTTGGGTCTGCTTGTCTAAGTATTGAACTCCCTATTGTCATTGGTAAAAAAATATGGGGTACAACTTAACAGTGGTTAAGCTTATTGTGTATGCACCCTTTTGCTATATGTGGTGCTTGGTGGAAAGAAGGGAGCAAATGTAAATTATATGCAATCTTTAGGGAACTGTTGGAATAATTTTAAGTATTTTAGCTTACAGTCCTTAATAAATTTTGTGTTGTAATGTTGGgcatacattattatttataCTCACAAATCATGATTAGGCAAAAAGTTCTTTTGCAGCATGATTCAAAGAAATAACTTATTTTGCTTCTCTTCTAAGTGAAGAACTTGTGAATCACGTAATGGATTATTTTTTTTGGTTGCAGTCCAAGTTTTTGGTTGATCACCCCTATAGTGTGTGTTTGCCTTTGATTCTTAATTACTGCCAGTCAATCATTCAAATGACATCACCTCAGATTTTGCAGTCTTCTGCATTACAGCAGAGTACGTTTTATCCTCAAATTTCTGGCATTTTTTTGCACCATTTGATATCCCTTTTGTTTTGTCAGATAGTTCATTTGAGGTGAAACTAGGATTGCCTATAGAAAATTGAGGTGAAACTTCTTTGCCTCTCCATCTGAAGACTTTTATGAAAAGTATCAAGTCAGAATAGACTTGAAACTAAGTACTAACCCACTTTTTCTGTAATGACTTTATGTAGCTCATACCCTCTATATTTCTTTTGCATGAATAGTTGTACTTGACTTATGAACTGTTAATTTCTCTTACTTTTATCATTCTTGCCCAGTTCGTTTCTTCCCATACTGTGTTTCCATACTGAGACAGAGCTACTTTGCTACTAGGGGTGCAAATTGTTGACATTTGCTTGGCAACCCGACCCCACAATGGAGGTTTGATCAACTTGCATGAACTCTGTAATCTGCTTTGTCAAAGACGAAAGAGTGCCCGCGATGCTGTGACTGAGGATGACTGCCTGCGTGCTATAAGTAAGCTAAAGGtattgtgttttgagtttttgaACTAATTTTTAATAGCAGACTGCCAGGGCATATGGTGCCAATTATCTGAGATATATAAGTCCTTTTGCACCTGCCTAGAAATTTATATTACTTTGGCACAACTGCACAAGTATAGGGCGACAGGCTCAGCCTAGTTTGAGTGAAATGAGAATAGGCCAATTGTCAGTTGTGCTAATCATCTAAAATGAAGTTCTTATCCAAATCCCAATGGGTTGAAAGGGGCAGATTGCCCagactcaggtgtccaagttttAAGCTTACAACTGCCAGAGTTCACATGGGcattttttatttgttctttttgcTTTTGCATTATTAGGGGCCGCTTGGTATCAATGTcgaaattatggaaatgaaagcaAGAAACAGAAACTAcaactaggaaaaaaaattttaaactagcAATATGTTTGGTTGATATTtccaaaactaaaacaaaaataaaaactcaattttgaatGCATGTTCATTTTTTACCTTtaatcaatttaaaaataaaaaatattattaaaataatgtaaatacaaaagaattcaaattagaaatattattataaaaataaaaattgactataattattttaatttgctATATGTTTTGGAGCTTACTTTTTAGTGTTCCAATAACAATCCTTTTGTATTTGACAATTGACAAATGATTTGAATAGATTTTgttcttttttcaaaattttagaaatttcgtggatatttttgttaaaattattttaaattcgtatattcattttttaaaaaattcttgttgaaattttttttgtagaATGATTTCAATAATATTAGTTTAATTGAATGATTTGATCATTACAGTCTGCACATAAATCATGTTAGTTCAAGGACTGGATAAAAGCTTCCAAAAAAGTTCCACAGGACAGTTATTAGAATAGTTGTTTGGATAGATTTTGTTGAAAGGTGGGTGCCACAAAATAATTGCAACTGTGGC
It encodes the following:
- the LOC131163115 gene encoding vacuolar protein sorting-associated protein 22 homolog 1 isoform X1; this encodes MRRRPGIGGLQTAAAARDQYRLLGENVAKIRTDLMKEQLTTFRSHLEEFARKHKNDIRKNPAFRSQFHEMCSKVGVDPLASNKGFWAELLGIGDFYYELGVQIVDICLATRPHNGGLINLHELCNLLCQRRKSARDAVTEDDCLRAISKLKVLGGGYEVISVGKKKLVRSVPTELNKDHNEILELAQAHGFVTVEEVERQLSWSSGRAIDALETLLEASFFSPPRFLHYRKFICLLLLFIYLLRYIWVWLVRLCWVM
- the LOC131163115 gene encoding vacuolar protein sorting-associated protein 22 homolog 1 isoform X2; translation: MRRRPGIGGLQTAAAARDQYRLLGENVAKIRTDLMKEQLTTFRSHLEEFARKHKNDIRKNPAFRSQFHEMCSKVGVDPLASNKGFWAELLGIGDFYYELGVQIVDICLATRPHNGGLINLHELCNLLCQRRKSARDAVTEDDCLRAISKLKVLGGGYEVISVGKKKLVRSVPTELNKDHNEILELAQAHGFVTVEEVERQLSWSSGRAIDALETLLEEGLAMIDDGHRDGKRRYWFPCVSSISSSVGVDILKI
- the LOC131163115 gene encoding vacuolar protein sorting-associated protein 22 homolog 1 isoform X3, which produces MRRRPGIGGLQTAAAARDQYRLLGENVAKIRTDLMKEQLTTFRSHLEEFARKHKSKFLVDHPYSVCLPLILNYCQSIIQMTSPQILQSSALQQRVQIVDICLATRPHNGGLINLHELCNLLCQRRKSARDAVTEDDCLRAISKLKVLGGGYEVISVGKKKLVRSVPTELNKDHNEILELAQAHGFVTVEEVERQLSWSSGRAIDALETLLEEGLAMIDDGHRDGKRRYWFPCVSSISSSVGVDILKI